The proteins below come from a single Gimesia chilikensis genomic window:
- a CDS encoding UbiD family decarboxylase — MGYRGLRECVTDLERTGQLIRIEQEIDANLEAAEIQRRVYQAGGPAVYFANVRGCRFPMVSNLFGTIERTRYIFRDALRAVNHLVELKVDPTQFWKHPWRYRDVPFSLLHMLPRSCSRGPIMQNRIQLEDLPQLKSWPDDGGPFVTLPQVYTESPRRGGLMNSNLGMYRIQLAGNDYQSNRQIGLHYQIHRSIGVHHAEAIEKGEPLKVNVFVGGAPAMTLSAVMPLPEGLSELTFAGALSKRAIRMVRNPGGLPIYADADFCISGWVDPEQLLPEGPFGDHLGYYSLKHPFPVMNVEAVYHRNDAIWPFTVVGRPPQEDTAFGAIIHEITGPAIPSVIPGVHQVHAVDAAGVHPLLLAVGSERYTPYDQQRKPQEILTNANAILGQGQLSLAKYLMIVAREDNPELDAEEIDDFLSHLLERIDWRRDLHFQTCTTIDTLDYSGTGFNMGSKVVMAAAGPVTRELATEIPSDFSLPDGFTAPRLCHPGILAVHAPRFVEGNQDLRQFCAALDASHPLNRFPLVVLVDDSDFTAASLNNFLWTVFTRSNPASDIDGIDAFTEQKHWGCRGALVIDARIKPHHAPPLIEDPEITRRVDQLGAPGGPLHGII; from the coding sequence ATGGGATACCGCGGACTGCGTGAATGCGTCACTGACCTCGAACGGACGGGGCAACTGATTCGAATCGAGCAGGAAATCGATGCCAACCTGGAAGCAGCGGAAATCCAGCGCCGCGTTTACCAGGCAGGTGGACCTGCGGTTTACTTTGCAAATGTACGCGGCTGTCGTTTTCCAATGGTCAGCAATCTGTTTGGTACCATTGAGCGCACCCGCTATATTTTTCGCGATGCACTCCGCGCCGTAAATCATCTGGTCGAACTCAAGGTTGACCCCACCCAGTTCTGGAAACATCCCTGGCGGTATCGTGACGTTCCCTTTTCCTTGCTGCATATGCTGCCTCGCAGTTGTTCGCGGGGACCGATCATGCAGAACCGGATTCAACTTGAAGACCTGCCGCAACTCAAGAGCTGGCCCGATGACGGCGGCCCGTTTGTCACTCTGCCGCAGGTATATACGGAATCCCCACGTCGCGGCGGACTGATGAATTCCAACCTCGGCATGTACCGTATTCAACTGGCCGGGAATGACTATCAATCGAACCGTCAGATCGGCCTGCATTACCAGATTCATCGCAGCATCGGTGTGCATCATGCGGAGGCGATTGAAAAAGGTGAGCCCCTCAAAGTAAATGTGTTTGTCGGCGGTGCTCCTGCCATGACTCTCTCTGCTGTCATGCCTTTACCGGAAGGACTCTCCGAGCTCACCTTTGCCGGCGCCCTGAGTAAACGGGCGATTCGCATGGTCCGTAATCCGGGGGGGCTACCGATTTACGCAGACGCTGATTTCTGTATTTCCGGCTGGGTCGATCCCGAACAACTACTGCCCGAAGGTCCGTTTGGAGACCATTTGGGTTACTATAGTCTTAAGCATCCTTTTCCGGTGATGAATGTAGAAGCGGTCTATCATCGTAATGACGCGATCTGGCCTTTCACTGTGGTGGGTCGTCCTCCCCAGGAAGATACCGCCTTTGGTGCGATCATTCATGAAATCACAGGTCCGGCAATACCCTCGGTGATTCCGGGTGTGCATCAGGTACACGCTGTAGATGCGGCCGGCGTGCATCCCCTGTTACTTGCGGTCGGCAGCGAACGCTATACCCCCTACGATCAACAGCGCAAACCCCAGGAAATTTTGACGAATGCCAATGCGATCCTGGGACAGGGGCAATTGAGCCTGGCGAAATACCTGATGATAGTCGCCCGCGAAGACAATCCGGAACTGGATGCGGAAGAGATTGACGACTTCCTCTCACATCTGCTTGAGCGGATTGACTGGCGGAGGGATCTGCATTTCCAGACCTGCACGACGATCGACACGCTCGATTATTCCGGCACCGGCTTTAACATGGGCTCTAAGGTCGTCATGGCTGCGGCAGGACCTGTGACTCGTGAACTGGCTACCGAAATTCCCAGTGACTTCTCCCTGCCGGACGGGTTTACCGCACCGCGTCTGTGTCATCCCGGAATCCTGGCGGTTCATGCCCCCCGTTTTGTAGAAGGGAATCAGGACCTGCGACAGTTCTGTGCAGCTCTGGATGCCTCTCATCCGTTGAATCGCTTCCCGCTGGTCGTACTTGTCGATGACAGCGATTTCACTGCAGCCAGTCTGAATAATTTCCTGTGGACCGTCTTCACCCGCTCCAATCCGGCATCCGACATTGATGGGATCGACGCCTTCACCGAGCAGAAGCACTGGGGGTGTCGAGGTGCTCTCGTCATTGATGCCCGCATTAAACCGCATCATGCCCCTCCCCTGATCGAAGATCCCGAGATCACCCGGCGCGTCGATCAGTTGGGAGCGCCCGGCGGTCCGCTGCACGGAATCATCTAA
- a CDS encoding metallophosphoesterase: MDVITNGLILLMLSIGHAEIWTSVINRTHAMKIHEVHLKRLRHVLELLIVLFPIVLFFTVGLSDPGVLTGGEWSQLPGWWKPLLIPCALGFAGLMYSAVRHQFYRPPRQQTAQSTELIQMRERLQDDLIGEGPYHYLAGLPFNEIFSVEFTRKTFQLPRLPQSWDGLKILHLSDLHYSGTLKREYFIELCHIGQEAQPDLIIFSGDLLDEMICLDWLQETLGSLQAPLGCFFILGNHDWNQDSQQIRQSLTELGWVDLTLEPVCLHHAGHSLYMTGTEAPWMGGLPALKRSADGAGIDVESDFTLLVSHTPDNYHWAARQGYDLVLSGHTHGGQVRIPPLGPIFAPSLHGTRYTSGTFFRGSTLLHVSRGVSGIHPLRWFCRPEISLLTLQAPAERAASV, encoded by the coding sequence ATGGACGTAATCACTAATGGACTGATCTTGCTGATGCTGTCGATCGGACATGCTGAGATCTGGACTTCGGTCATCAATCGCACGCATGCGATGAAGATACATGAGGTTCATCTCAAACGCCTGCGGCACGTGCTGGAACTGCTCATCGTCCTGTTCCCGATAGTCCTGTTTTTCACAGTGGGACTTTCAGATCCCGGTGTCTTGACCGGAGGAGAATGGAGTCAGTTGCCTGGCTGGTGGAAACCCCTATTGATCCCCTGTGCTCTGGGGTTCGCAGGCCTGATGTATTCCGCGGTCCGCCATCAGTTCTATCGGCCACCCCGACAACAGACAGCCCAGTCAACGGAACTGATTCAGATGCGCGAGCGACTGCAGGATGATCTGATCGGTGAGGGGCCTTATCATTACCTGGCGGGACTACCATTCAATGAAATCTTCAGTGTGGAATTCACGCGGAAAACATTTCAGCTGCCCCGTCTGCCCCAATCCTGGGATGGTTTGAAGATCCTGCATCTCAGTGATTTGCATTATTCAGGCACATTGAAACGCGAATACTTTATCGAGCTCTGCCATATCGGCCAGGAAGCCCAACCCGATCTGATTATTTTTTCCGGCGATCTATTGGATGAAATGATCTGTCTCGACTGGCTGCAGGAGACGCTGGGTTCCCTGCAGGCACCTCTGGGTTGTTTCTTCATTCTTGGAAATCATGACTGGAATCAGGACAGTCAGCAGATTCGACAGTCATTGACGGAACTGGGCTGGGTTGATTTGACTCTCGAACCGGTGTGCCTGCATCACGCAGGACATTCGCTTTATATGACAGGAACCGAAGCCCCCTGGATGGGGGGATTGCCTGCTTTAAAGCGGTCCGCTGATGGCGCAGGCATCGACGTCGAGTCCGACTTTACACTGTTAGTCAGTCACACGCCTGACAATTATCACTGGGCGGCCCGCCAGGGATACGATCTGGTGCTCTCGGGGCACACACATGGGGGGCAGGTTCGCATCCCGCCTCTCGGTCCAATCTTTGCACCCAGCCTGCACGGAACCCGCTATACCAGTGGAACCTTTTTTCGTGGTTCAACGCTCCTGCACGTCAGTCGCGGCGTTTCGGGCATACACCCGTTGCGCTGGTTCTGCCGCCCCGAGATCAGCCTGTTAACTCTGCAGGCACCGGCGGAGCGTGCTGCTTCCGTTTAA
- a CDS encoding DNA polymerase ligase N-terminal domain-containing protein: MQQYVILRHDHPELHWDLMLEEGDVLKTWRLPQPPEIDPASDETSLDLTAEALPDHRLVYLEYEGPVRGDRGEVSRWDRGTFTLLERSEDQLVALLTGEELAGRITLKKQDSENRWTLNYTAFF, translated from the coding sequence ATGCAGCAGTACGTAATTTTGAGACATGATCATCCCGAACTGCACTGGGATCTGATGCTGGAAGAAGGGGATGTGCTCAAAACCTGGCGTCTGCCCCAGCCGCCAGAGATCGACCCGGCATCGGATGAAACGTCACTAGATTTGACAGCGGAGGCGTTGCCCGATCATCGGCTGGTTTATCTGGAATATGAGGGACCCGTCAGAGGAGACCGCGGGGAGGTCAGCCGCTGGGATCGAGGGACTTTCACTCTGCTGGAACGGAGCGAAGATCAGCTGGTGGCATTGCTCACCGGTGAGGAACTGGCAGGACGGATCACTTTGAAAAAACAAGATTCCGAAAACAGGTGGACTCTGAACTATACCGCTTTCTTTTAG
- a CDS encoding glycosyltransferase family 4 protein, with protein MSRRITITIPSLSLGGAEGVAAMMANHWAAEGDQVTLLTLDSAETDTFQLTPEVHRIALGLMRESGNLLQAVVNNRQRVRKLRAEIARSSPDVVISLTDRMNVLTLLAAGKAAYPVIVSERSDPRYHLMGRVWSFLRKKTYPRAAAVVVQTQGVADFCRPWLPATRIEVIPNAVPAPRSAGIPKVTEEIVKARPASHVVLGMGRLSHEKGFDMLIDAFSNLADDFPDWKLRILGEGPLRETLQATIDQRGLQAQIELPGWVADPELALDQGDLFVLPSRYEGFPNALLQAMSRGLPCIGFDCQGSLADLSMRELKALLLPTKNQRELTSIHALEDLMRSLMADEKSLKELALMSLQASEKFSIPRYFASWDQLIKESLTGSEK; from the coding sequence TTGTCTCGACGGATCACCATCACGATTCCTTCGCTCAGTCTGGGCGGTGCAGAGGGGGTGGCTGCGATGATGGCCAATCATTGGGCTGCAGAGGGAGATCAGGTCACTTTGCTGACCCTCGATTCCGCAGAGACCGATACTTTTCAGCTCACACCGGAAGTTCACCGCATTGCGCTGGGACTGATGCGTGAATCGGGAAATCTCCTGCAGGCAGTGGTGAATAATCGTCAACGGGTGCGGAAGCTTCGCGCTGAAATAGCCCGTTCCAGTCCCGATGTGGTCATCAGCCTGACGGACCGGATGAACGTGCTGACGCTGTTGGCAGCCGGGAAAGCAGCTTATCCCGTGATTGTCTCCGAACGCTCGGACCCGCGCTATCATCTAATGGGCCGCGTCTGGTCATTCCTGCGTAAGAAAACATATCCCCGTGCAGCAGCCGTCGTGGTGCAGACGCAGGGGGTGGCCGACTTTTGTCGTCCCTGGCTCCCCGCGACCCGCATCGAAGTCATTCCGAACGCAGTGCCTGCGCCACGCTCGGCGGGAATTCCCAAGGTGACGGAAGAGATTGTCAAAGCGCGGCCTGCTTCACATGTGGTACTGGGCATGGGCCGGCTCTCTCATGAAAAAGGCTTTGATATGTTGATCGATGCCTTTTCTAATCTGGCAGATGATTTTCCGGATTGGAAATTACGCATTCTGGGAGAAGGCCCCCTGCGTGAGACACTGCAGGCCACGATTGATCAGCGGGGTCTGCAGGCGCAGATCGAACTGCCCGGCTGGGTGGCCGATCCCGAACTGGCCCTCGATCAGGGGGATCTGTTTGTGCTCCCTTCCCGTTATGAAGGTTTTCCCAATGCACTGTTGCAGGCAATGTCGCGCGGGTTACCCTGCATCGGATTCGACTGTCAGGGAAGTCTGGCTGATCTTTCCATGCGTGAACTAAAAGCGTTACTTTTACCTACGAAAAATCAACGTGAATTGACTTCCATTCACGCGCTCGAAGATCTGATGAGATCGCTCATGGCGGATGAAAAATCGCTAAAGGAGCTTGCTCTTATGAGTCTTCAGGCAAGCGAGAAGTTTTCCATCCCCCGATATTTTGCATCGTGGGATCAGCTAATCAAAGAGTCTCTGACCGGAAGTGAAAAATAA
- a CDS encoding endonuclease/exonuclease/phosphatase family protein, with the protein MASKSKKKTSFVKSWKLRGLALLLIGLLGGGAFHFDVVKPAQLTKWVKQIISTTASSSTPADWNSTEIDLPRSNDTIRIASFNIQVFGVSKMSKPQVPQILARIIQQFDVVAVQEIRSKDLSFLDEFLAILNSGERRYAYIIGAPQGRTISKEQYAYFYDTARVMVNHKWTYTVIDKYDKLHRPPYVAHFQTLSPSSENPFTFTLINIHTDPDETDQELNVLDDVYRVVANDGSQEDDVILLGDLNVDDQNLGELGRVGDLMWTVSKTPTNTRQSKQYDNILFSQHRSQEFTGISGVYDFKTRFKLTEEEALLVSDHLPVWAEFQITEKGGIRQAGVEGTQPR; encoded by the coding sequence ATGGCTTCCAAATCCAAAAAGAAAACTTCGTTCGTCAAATCCTGGAAATTACGTGGCCTGGCTTTACTGCTGATTGGTCTGCTCGGCGGTGGTGCTTTTCACTTCGACGTCGTCAAGCCCGCCCAGCTGACAAAGTGGGTCAAACAGATTATCTCAACCACGGCTTCCAGCTCCACACCGGCTGACTGGAATTCAACTGAGATTGATCTGCCCCGTTCGAACGACACGATTCGGATTGCCAGTTTCAATATTCAGGTCTTTGGCGTCAGTAAGATGTCAAAACCCCAGGTCCCCCAGATCCTGGCCCGAATCATTCAGCAATTCGATGTCGTGGCAGTTCAGGAAATCCGATCCAAGGATCTCTCCTTTCTGGATGAATTCCTGGCGATTCTGAATTCGGGAGAGCGGCGTTATGCTTATATCATTGGCGCGCCGCAGGGAAGAACCATCAGCAAAGAACAGTACGCCTACTTTTACGATACCGCCCGGGTCATGGTGAATCACAAATGGACGTACACCGTGATCGATAAATATGACAAACTGCATCGCCCTCCGTATGTAGCCCACTTCCAGACTCTGAGCCCATCCAGCGAAAATCCTTTTACTTTTACGCTGATCAACATTCACACCGATCCGGATGAAACCGACCAGGAACTGAATGTTCTCGACGATGTGTACCGGGTCGTCGCCAACGATGGCAGCCAGGAAGACGATGTAATCCTGCTGGGGGACCTGAATGTGGATGACCAGAACCTGGGCGAACTGGGACGGGTCGGAGACCTGATGTGGACCGTCTCGAAAACTCCCACCAACACCCGGCAGTCAAAGCAGTATGACAATATCCTGTTCAGCCAGCACCGCTCGCAGGAATTCACCGGCATTTCGGGCGTGTATGATTTCAAAACCCGCTTCAAACTCACGGAGGAAGAAGCACTGCTGGTCTCTGATCATCTCCCGGTCTGGGCCGAGTTCCAGATCACCGAAAAAGGGGGAATCCGTCAGGCTGGTGTTGAGGGTACGCAGCCTCGTTAA